A single region of the Duganella sp. BuS-21 genome encodes:
- a CDS encoding Fis family transcriptional regulator: MSKESIQEVVQKSLEEYFADLGEQQASNIYDMVVLTVEKPILEVVMTRADGNQSHAAQMLGINRNTLRKKLQEHGLL; the protein is encoded by the coding sequence ATGAGCAAAGAAAGTATCCAGGAAGTAGTCCAGAAGAGTCTAGAAGAATACTTCGCCGACCTGGGCGAGCAACAGGCATCGAACATCTACGACATGGTCGTGCTGACCGTTGAAAAACCGATACTGGAAGTGGTCATGACGCGCGCCGACGGCAATCAGTCGCACGCGGCGCAGATGCTGGGCATCAACCGCAATACCTTGCGCAAGAAATTACAAGAGCACGGCC